ACAACCTCTTTCCAGCGAGGGGGGTTGTTAGGGATAAAAGGCACTATCATCCTGGAAAACATAGGCGGCTTTCTTGCATTAGATACCTTACCACCTGCATAGATAGCTACACCGTCTCCCTCAGGGTCTGCCAAAGGCATGGCAGGACAGACAGTAAAACAGTTGGCACAATACATACAGAGGTCTTCACGGACAACCACACTTTTTATATTCGGGTCAGGATGGCGTCTTATAGCCCCTGTAGGACAGGACTGTATGGTTGTAGGTATCTCGCATTGGGCAAGGACCTTTTCATGATCGATCTTAGGTGGCTTTCTATGGACACCTACGATTGCCAGGTCAGAGCAGTGGACTGCCCCACACATATTGATACAGCATGCCACGGCAATCCTTACATAGGCAGGTAGTTTCATGCTGGTGAAATATTCATACATCTCATCCATGATTGACTTTACGAGACCTGATGCATCTGTGGCAGCACTGTGGCAGTGTATCCATCCCTGGGTATGGACTATATTGGATATGGAATTACCTGTTCCTCCTACAGGCAATCCTATCTTATTGAGGTCCTCTATTATACTATCTACATTTGACCTTTTATCTGTCATGAATTCTATGTTGTAACGGCTTGTAAATCTAAGATATCCTTCGCAGTATTTGTCTGCTATATCACATAGATACCTTATGAAATCTATGTTCAAAAGTCTTGGAGAACCTGCCCTAACAGTATAAACCTCGTCGCCTGTTTCAGATACATGCCTTAAAACCCCGGGCCTTAAGGTTTCGTGGTATTTCCATTTTCCATAATTTTTCTTTATGAC
The Syntrophorhabdaceae bacterium DNA segment above includes these coding regions:
- the dsrB gene encoding dissimilatory-type sulfite reductase subunit beta; this encodes MGRTDIGPPDYREMLHPVIKKNYGKWKYHETLRPGVLRHVSETGDEVYTVRAGSPRLLNIDFIRYLCDIADKYCEGYLRFTSRYNIEFMTDKRSNVDSIIEDLNKIGLPVGGTGNSISNIVHTQGWIHCHSAATDASGLVKSIMDEMYEYFTSMKLPAYVRIAVACCINMCGAVHCSDLAIVGVHRKPPKIDHEKVLAQCEIPTTIQSCPTGAIRRHPDPNIKSVVVREDLCMYCANCFTVCPAMPLADPEGDGVAIYAGGKVSNARKPPMFSRMIVPFIPNNPPRWKEVVDVVKKIVDAYASNAKKYERMGEWIERIGWEKFFKITDIPFTEQHIDDFTHAVETYRTTTQFKW